The genomic DNA GCAATGGCATAAGCCCGCTTGACTGCGAGAATGACAATTCGAGCAGGTGCGAAAGCAGGTCATAGTGATCCGGTGGTTCTGAATGGAAGGGCCATCGCTCAACGGATAAAAGGTACTCCGGGGATAACAGGCTGATACCGCCCAAGAGTTCATATCGACGGCGGTGTTTGGCACCTCGATGTCGGCTCATCACATCCTGGGGCTGAAGTCGGTCCCAAGGGTATGGCTGTTCGCCATTTAAAGTGGTACGCGAGCTGGGTTTAGAACGTCGTGAGACAGTTCGGTCCCTATCTGCCGTGGGCGTTGGAAGATTGAAGGGGGCTGCTCCTAGTACGAGAGGACCGGAGTGGACGAACCTCTGGTGTTCGGGTTGTCATGCCAATGGCATTGCCCGGTAGCTAAGTTCGGAATCGATAAGCGCTGAAAGCATCTAAGCGCGAAGCGAGCCCTGAGATGAGTCTTCCCTGGCACTTTAAGTGTCCTAAAGGGTTGTTCGAGACTAGAACGTTGATAGGCAGGGTGTGTAAGTGCTGCGAGGCATTGAGCTAACCTGTACTAATTGCCCGTGAGGCTTAACCATACAACACCCAAGGGGTTTTGATGGACTCAAAGAAAGAACAGATTGAATGTGTATATAGACTTTTAACTTTTGTTTTCATCTTTTTAGAAAAGATGAAGGTAAAAAACAGCTTTCCGAATTATTAATATCTGCGTTATGCGGGTATTACAAAATTTGCTTGGCGACCATAGCATTGTGGACCCACCTGATTCCATGCCGAACTCAGAAGTGAAACACAATAGCGCCGATGGTAGTGTGGGGCTTCCCCATGTGAGAGTAGGACATCGCCAGGCTTTAATTTAAAACTTATAGGCTTATAGCCTGTAAGTATGGACGCTCACTTAGTGAGTTGACCACTGCGGAGTGGTAGTTCAGTTGGTTAGAATACCGGCCTGTCACGCCGGGGGTCGCGGGTTCGAGTCCCGTCCACTCCGCCACTCATTAAAAAAAGCCTTAACAGCAATGTTAAGGCTTTTTTGCATTTATAGGTAAATAACTAGCAATGTCATGGTAGTTCAGTTGGTTAGCTATGCCTTGAAAGACGCGGCCTGTCACGCCGGGGGTCGCGGGTTCGAGTCCCGGTAACGAAGCCACTCATTAAAAAAAGCCTTAACAGCAATGTTAAGGCTTTTTTGCATTCATAGGTAAATAACTAGCAATGTCATGGTAGTTCAGTTGGTTAGCTATGCCTTGGCAAATCGAGAGTGAGTGTATTGGTAATCCCTTGTTGAGTCTGTAAAGCAGCGGCCTAAAGAGCCGTTTGATGAAGTGACAAGCCGATGTCAATTCGACTTGAGATGCGAGTTAATGGAGAGAGTGTCGTTGGTCCAAACCGTAAGCCGTGGCTTGAAGTTAAAGATAAACTCACACGTTAATAGAGTCTAAATAACTATAAGCATGGCTTTGCATCAAGCTGAGACTAAGCACTAAACCAAGTACTTAGCCTCTACAACCTATTGGGTCACACGTTTAATTCGAGAATGAATAAACAGTGCTAGCAGAATGATTGCACCGCCTATCACTAAGCGGGTCATGTCTACATCGCGGTTCCAGATGGTAACGTTGACGATGAGTCCGGCAGGGATTAAGGCGTTATTCATTATGGCAAGATAGCCGGGATCGACTTGGCTTGCGCCCCTGTTCCATAGGAAATAGCCTAGTCCTGATGCGCCAATCCCCAGCCACACTAATACGCCAATTTGTACTGGATCGGTTGGCAGTTCGGCTTTGCCCCATATTAGCCAAGCGATACTAACAACCACCAATGCGCCAATATAGAACCAACCAAAAATGTCTTTTTGTGGCATCTCTTCACGGCTTTCTTTGAAGTACTTGTAGGCGACTTGTCCAAAGGCAAAACAGAGGTTAGAGCACTGCACCACAAAGAAGCCGATCACGTAGTCTTCGGTTAGGTTATCAAAACGAATCACCAATGCGCCGAGTACCGCTACAAGGGCGCTTAAAAGGTATAGAGGGTTGAATTGCTTCTTTAATGCATCGTATATCAAGGTGACGTAAATCGGCGTGAATACGGTGAACACTAACACTTCGGGTACGGTGAGTAGCAAGAAAGATTGGTAGTAAAAAATGTACATTAGGCCAAGCTGTACACCGCCTATGCCCATCAATTGTAGTGCCTCTTTTTTCTTAACCGCTTTAAGGCGAATAAAAGGTAAAAATACGATAGCGGCTAACGCAATACGTATCCATACCGATACATAAGCATCTACATGTCCGGCGAGATAAACGCCAATTAAGCTAAATGATAACGACCAGATGATCGTGGTAACGATTAGATATATCAAAACTACCTCGTATAACGATAATGTAAATTTTCTTGTTTGCGCGGGCCGGTGATGGTCCAATTAAATTCAACTGCGTTGTCTCGCCATTGTACTGTGCCACTATAAAGATCGTCAGCGCAGACGTGGGCGGCATCGCTGACCCACTGCTGGGTTTCTGCATGGTAGCTGAGGATAAACAGTTCAATGGCATTGTTGCGACCAAAGCGGCTATGGAGCAGTTTTATTTGATGTTGATTTAAACGCTGCCAAATAAACTCATTTTGGGTATCGACGGTATAGCCATTTTGTTGAAGGGTAAATTGGCCTACTTCTTTAAAATAAAGTGTCTGCTGATCTTCAAGTTCACAAGTCACATCACCACTACCAGCTCCTGCCCAACCCATAACGGAATCGGCTCCCGGTTGCGATTGATAACGATAGTGATTCATTTTTTGCAGCTCTTGCCAAAGATCAAACATCTTTCTTACTCATAATTAAAATCAGTTGCTTACGTTCTATATCAGTATAAAAGATACAACACATCCATTGAGTTTGTTTTCGCTTCCCATAAATCGCTGCCCATAAAAAATCCGATAATCATGACTGAATATCGGATTTAAAGTAGGTCAACGATTAGGTCTAAGCAATACCTTGAATGATGACAAATTTCTCGAGCAGTTCGTCTTCACTTTCAATGTGCTGCGGATCAGTGATGATGCATTTTGTTATAGGGCAAACTGATTGACATGTTGGCTTGTCATAGTGTCCTTTACATTCAGTGCATAGGTTTGGATCTATTTCATAGATTGAATCGCCCATGCTAATTGCATTATTAGGACACTCTGGTTCGCACATATCGCAGTTAATACATGATTTTTGGATCAGTAGAGCCATCGATTATTTACCTGATGGGTTTCGAGTATCTTGACCTGAGCTTAGGTTACGCATGAGCAAACCAAACTCGAGATCCATATCTTCTGGTACAGGAATAAATACAAAGTGACCGTTGCCTTTTGCATCATCGATGCTTTCTGACTTACGATTCTCCATCACTTCAAGGTTGAATACTACGTTACCTTGTGGAGTCATTAACTCTAAGCTATCGCCCACCATGAATTTGTTTTTCACTTCAACTTCAACAAGCTCACCACGACGTTTGCCTGTGAACTCACCCACAAATTGTTGAGAGTCAGACACTGAGTAACCATAGTCGTAGTTTTGGTAGCTATCGTGAGTATGACGACGCAGGAAGCCTTCTGTATAACCACGGTGAGCAAGGCTCTCTAGAGTACCGAGTAGGTTTTCGTCAAAAGGTTTACCGGCTACGGCATCGTCAATGGCTTTTCTGTATACCTGAGCGGTACGGGCGCAATAATAGAAAGACTTAGTACGTCCTTCTATTTTTAACGAGTGGATGCCCATTTGAGTCAAACGCTCTACGTGTTGTACCGCACGCAAATCTTTTGAGTTCATGATGTAAGTACCATGCTCATCTTCAAAGGCTGCCATTTTTTCTTCTGGGCGATGAGACTCTGAAAGTAATACCACTTCGTCGGTGGGTTTGCCTAAGCCAAGAGTATTGTCTGGGCGGGCTTCTGCTTCTTGGATTTCAACTATCTGTCCAGCATCATCTTCTGTCGCTTTTTCAGCTTTATATTCCCAGCGGCAGGCATTAGTACAAGTCCCTTGGTTTGGATCACGCTTATTAATGTAGCCAGATAACAAACAACGGCCTGAGTAAGCCATGCACAAGGCACCGTGAACAAAAATTTCTAACTCGGTATCAGGGCAGTGCTGGCGAATTTCTTCAATTTCTTCAAGGGAAAGCTCACGGGAAAGAATCACGCGCTCTACACCTTGGGTAGACCAGAACTTAACCGTAGCCCAGTTAACCGCATTGGCTTGTACTGAAAGATGGATGGTTACGTCAGGAAAGGCTTCACGAACCATCATGATAAGACCTGGATCAGACATAATCAGTGCGTCTGGACCCATTTCTACCACAGGCTTAAGATCGCGAATAAAGGTTTTTAATTTAGAGTTGTGTGGTTGGATGTTGCAAACCACATACAGCTTCTTACCTTGTGCATGCGCTTCGTTGATGCCAATTTGCAGGTTTTCGTGGTTGAATTCATTATTACGAACACGAAGACTGTATCGAGGTTGGCCCGCATAAACGGCATCGGCACCGTATGCAAACGCATAACGCATGTTTTTTAGGCTACCGGCAGGAGAAAGTAATTCTGGTGTGAACATAGCTGTATACTCTATATCTGATTTCAAGTCAGTATCTCGCCACCTTGTAGCGAGATATAAGGAGGGCGAATTTTACGGGATCGTCGCAAAAATCGCCACTAAAAAGTATACATGTCACACATTGTAGTGACTTATTGAGGTTAATTTTTCTCTAAACCGCCTAATTCGGTATGTAAATTGCCAATTAAGGCCAGTAATTCGCTGCTCATAAGAGAAAAATCGGCATCAAAACGTGCTGCTTTATCTTCACGAGGGATGTCTTCGTTTTGATCTTTCACTTCTTCACCAAATTTAATCCGTTTTAAACTTGCGTCGTCAGCAAGGACGAATT from Vibrio rarus includes the following:
- a CDS encoding DMT family transporter translates to MIYLIVTTIIWSLSFSLIGVYLAGHVDAYVSVWIRIALAAIVFLPFIRLKAVKKKEALQLMGIGGVQLGLMYIFYYQSFLLLTVPEVLVFTVFTPIYVTLIYDALKKQFNPLYLLSALVAVLGALVIRFDNLTEDYVIGFFVVQCSNLCFAFGQVAYKYFKESREEMPQKDIFGWFYIGALVVVSIAWLIWGKAELPTDPVQIGVLVWLGIGASGLGYFLWNRGASQVDPGYLAIMNNALIPAGLIVNVTIWNRDVDMTRLVIGGAIILLALFIHSRIKRVTQ
- a CDS encoding DUF6314 family protein; its protein translation is MFDLWQELQKMNHYRYQSQPGADSVMGWAGAGSGDVTCELEDQQTLYFKEVGQFTLQQNGYTVDTQNEFIWQRLNQHQIKLLHSRFGRNNAIELFILSYHAETQQWVSDAAHVCADDLYSGTVQWRDNAVEFNWTITGPRKQENLHYRYTR
- a CDS encoding YfhL family 4Fe-4S dicluster ferredoxin, translating into MALLIQKSCINCDMCEPECPNNAISMGDSIYEIDPNLCTECKGHYDKPTCQSVCPITKCIITDPQHIESEDELLEKFVIIQGIA
- the trhP gene encoding prephenate-dependent tRNA uridine(34) hydroxylase TrhP, whose product is MFTPELLSPAGSLKNMRYAFAYGADAVYAGQPRYSLRVRNNEFNHENLQIGINEAHAQGKKLYVVCNIQPHNSKLKTFIRDLKPVVEMGPDALIMSDPGLIMMVREAFPDVTIHLSVQANAVNWATVKFWSTQGVERVILSRELSLEEIEEIRQHCPDTELEIFVHGALCMAYSGRCLLSGYINKRDPNQGTCTNACRWEYKAEKATEDDAGQIVEIQEAEARPDNTLGLGKPTDEVVLLSESHRPEEKMAAFEDEHGTYIMNSKDLRAVQHVERLTQMGIHSLKIEGRTKSFYYCARTAQVYRKAIDDAVAGKPFDENLLGTLESLAHRGYTEGFLRRHTHDSYQNYDYGYSVSDSQQFVGEFTGKRRGELVEVEVKNKFMVGDSLELMTPQGNVVFNLEVMENRKSESIDDAKGNGHFVFIPVPEDMDLEFGLLMRNLSSGQDTRNPSGK